In one Streptomyces sp. NBC_00597 genomic region, the following are encoded:
- a CDS encoding metal-dependent hydrolase — protein MMGPAHSLSGAAAWLGVGAAAAAAGHPMPWPVLVVGALICAGAALAPDLDHKSATISRAFGPLSRGLCEVVDKISYAVYKATRAPKDARRTGGHRTLTHTWLWAVLIGAGSSALAVTTDRWGVLVLLFVHLVLAVEGLLWRAARMSSDVLVWLLGATSAWILAGVLDQPGNGAGWLFTEPGQEYLWLGLPILLGALVHDIGDALTVSGCPVLWPLPIAGKRWYPIGPPKGMRFRAGSWVELKVLMPVFMLLGGIGGASALGFI, from the coding sequence ATGATGGGTCCGGCGCACTCACTGTCCGGGGCGGCAGCCTGGCTGGGGGTGGGAGCGGCGGCCGCGGCCGCCGGACACCCGATGCCCTGGCCGGTCCTCGTCGTCGGCGCGCTCATCTGCGCCGGCGCAGCCCTCGCCCCCGACCTGGACCACAAGTCGGCGACGATCTCGCGCGCCTTCGGCCCGCTCTCCCGGGGCCTGTGCGAGGTGGTCGACAAGATCTCGTACGCCGTCTACAAGGCCACCCGTGCCCCGAAGGACGCCCGCCGCACCGGCGGCCACCGCACCCTGACGCACACCTGGCTGTGGGCCGTCCTGATCGGCGCGGGCTCCTCCGCGCTCGCGGTCACCACCGACCGCTGGGGCGTACTCGTCCTGCTCTTCGTCCACCTGGTCCTGGCCGTCGAAGGCCTGCTGTGGCGGGCCGCCCGGATGTCCAGCGACGTCCTCGTCTGGCTCCTCGGCGCCACCAGCGCCTGGATCCTGGCCGGAGTCCTCGACCAGCCCGGCAACGGCGCCGGCTGGCTGTTCACGGAACCCGGCCAGGAGTACCTCTGGCTCGGCCTGCCGATCCTGCTCGGCGCCCTGGTCCACGACATCGGCGACGCACTGACCGTCTCCGGCTGCCCCGTCCTGTGGCCCCTGCCGATCGCCGGAAAGCGCTGGTACCCCATCGGCCCGCCCAAGGGAATGCGCTTCCGGGCCGGCAGCTGGGTCGAGCTCAAGGTCCTCATGCCCGTGTTCATGCTGCTCGGCGGCATAGGCGGAGCCTCCGCCCTCGGCTTTATCTAG
- a CDS encoding DUF3516 domain-containing protein encodes MTLIDQLPPNADPDALFEAFSSWAEDQGITLYPAQEEALIEVVSGANVILSTPTGSGKSLVAAGAHFTALAQDKVTFYTAPIKALVSEKFFDLCKLFGTENVGMLTGDASVNADAPVICCTAEVLASIALRDGKYADIGQVVMDEFHFYAEPDRGWAWQIPLLELPQAQFVLMSATLGDVKRFEEDLTRRTGRPTSVVRSATRPVPLSYEYVTTPITDTITELLETRQAPVYIVHFTQAQAVERAQSLMSINMCTREEKDKIADLIGNFRFTTKFGQNLSRYVRHGIGVHHAGMLPKYRRLVEKLAQAGLLKVICGTDTLGVGVNVPIRTVLFTALTKYDGSRVRTLRAREFHQIAGRAGRAGFDTAGYVVAQAPEHVIENEKALAKAGDDPKKRRKVVRKKAPEGFVAWSDTTFEKLIAADPEPLTSRFKVTNIMLLSVIARPGDAFQAMRHLLEDNHEPRKAQLRHIRRAIAIYRSLLDGGVVEKLDAPDAEGRTIRLTVDLQQDFALNQPLSTFALASFDLLDPESPSYALDMVSVVESTLDDPRQILAAQQNKERGIAVGAMKADGVEYEERMERLQDVTYPKPLEELLFHAYDVYSKSHPWVRDHPVSPKSIIRDMYERAMTFTEFTSFYELARTEGIVLRYLASAYKALDHTIPDDLKSEDLQDLIAWLGELVRQVDSSLLDEWEQLANPEVETAEQAQEKADQVKPVTANARAFRVLVRNAMFRRVELAALDHVDQLGELDGESGWDADAWGEAMDAYWDEYDDLGTGPDARGPKLLQIEEDPAHGLWRVRQTFADPNGDHGWGISAEVDLAASDEEGRAIIRLTSVGELGVL; translated from the coding sequence GTGACCCTCATTGATCAGCTCCCGCCGAACGCCGACCCCGACGCCCTCTTCGAGGCTTTCTCCTCGTGGGCCGAGGATCAGGGCATCACCCTGTACCCGGCTCAGGAGGAGGCGCTGATCGAGGTCGTCTCCGGGGCGAACGTGATCTTGTCCACCCCGACCGGCTCCGGCAAGAGCCTCGTCGCGGCGGGCGCGCACTTCACCGCCCTCGCCCAGGACAAGGTGACCTTCTACACCGCGCCGATCAAGGCGCTGGTGTCGGAGAAGTTCTTCGACCTGTGCAAGCTCTTCGGCACCGAGAACGTCGGCATGCTGACCGGCGACGCCTCCGTGAACGCCGATGCCCCAGTGATCTGCTGCACCGCCGAGGTGCTGGCCTCCATCGCCTTGCGCGACGGCAAGTACGCCGACATCGGCCAGGTCGTCATGGACGAGTTCCACTTCTACGCGGAACCGGACCGGGGCTGGGCCTGGCAGATCCCCCTGCTGGAGCTGCCGCAGGCGCAGTTCGTCCTGATGTCGGCGACCCTCGGCGACGTGAAGCGGTTCGAGGAGGACCTGACCCGCCGGACCGGCCGCCCGACCTCGGTGGTCCGCTCCGCGACGCGGCCCGTCCCTCTGTCGTACGAGTACGTCACGACGCCGATCACCGACACGATCACCGAGCTGCTGGAGACCCGGCAGGCCCCGGTGTACATCGTGCACTTCACTCAGGCCCAGGCCGTCGAGCGGGCACAGTCGCTGATGAGCATCAACATGTGCACCCGCGAGGAGAAGGACAAGATCGCCGACCTGATCGGCAACTTCCGCTTCACCACCAAGTTCGGCCAGAACCTCTCCCGCTATGTCCGGCACGGCATCGGTGTCCACCACGCCGGCATGCTGCCCAAGTACCGGCGGCTGGTCGAGAAGCTGGCCCAGGCCGGCCTGTTGAAGGTGATCTGCGGTACCGACACCCTCGGTGTCGGCGTCAACGTCCCCATCCGGACGGTGCTGTTCACCGCGCTCACCAAGTACGACGGCAGCCGGGTCCGCACCCTGCGCGCCCGCGAGTTCCACCAGATCGCCGGCCGCGCGGGCCGGGCCGGCTTCGACACGGCGGGTTACGTGGTCGCCCAGGCGCCCGAGCACGTGATCGAGAACGAGAAGGCCCTCGCGAAGGCCGGCGACGACCCGAAGAAGCGCCGCAAGGTGGTGCGCAAGAAGGCCCCCGAGGGCTTCGTCGCCTGGTCGGACACCACCTTCGAGAAGCTCATCGCCGCCGACCCGGAGCCGCTCACCTCGCGGTTCAAGGTCACCAACATCATGCTGCTGTCGGTCATCGCCCGACCGGGCGATGCGTTCCAGGCGATGCGCCACCTCCTTGAGGACAACCACGAGCCGCGCAAGGCCCAGCTGCGGCACATCCGCCGGGCCATCGCGATCTACCGCTCGCTGCTGGACGGAGGGGTGGTCGAGAAGCTCGACGCCCCGGACGCGGAGGGCCGCACCATCCGGCTCACCGTCGACCTCCAGCAGGACTTCGCGCTCAACCAGCCGCTGTCCACCTTCGCGCTGGCCTCCTTCGACCTGCTGGACCCGGAGTCCCCCTCCTACGCGCTGGACATGGTCTCCGTCGTGGAGTCCACGCTGGACGACCCGCGCCAGATCCTGGCCGCCCAGCAGAACAAGGAACGCGGCATCGCCGTGGGCGCGATGAAGGCCGACGGGGTCGAGTACGAGGAGCGGATGGAGCGCCTCCAGGACGTCACCTATCCCAAGCCGCTCGAAGAGCTCCTCTTCCACGCCTACGACGTGTACAGCAAGAGCCACCCGTGGGTCCGCGACCACCCGGTCTCCCCCAAGTCGATCATCCGCGACATGTACGAACGCGCGATGACCTTCACCGAGTTCACCTCCTTCTACGAGCTCGCCCGCACCGAGGGCATCGTGCTGCGCTATCTGGCGAGCGCGTACAAGGCGCTGGACCACACGATCCCCGACGACCTCAAGTCCGAGGACCTCCAGGACCTCATCGCCTGGCTGGGCGAGCTCGTCCGCCAGGTCGACTCCAGCCTGCTCGACGAGTGGGAGCAGCTGGCGAACCCGGAGGTGGAGACGGCGGAGCAGGCCCAGGAGAAGGCCGACCAGGTCAAGCCGGTCACGGCGAACGCCCGCGCCTTCCGCGTCCTGGTCCGCAACGCCATGTTCCGTCGGGTGGAGCTCGCCGCGCTGGACCACGTCGACCAGCTGGGCGAGCTGGACGGCGAGTCCGGCTGGGACGCCGACGCCTGGGGCGAAGCCATGGACGCGTACTGGGACGAGTACGACGACCTGGGCACCGGCCCCGACGCGCGCGGCCCGAAGCTGCTCCAGATCGAGGAGGACCCGGCGCACGGCCTGTGGCGCGTCCGCCAGACCTTCGCGGACCCCAACGGGGACCATGGCTGGGGCATCAGCGCCGAGGTCGACCTCGCCGCCTCCGACGAGGAGGGCCGTGCGATCATCCGGCTGACCTCGGTCGGTGAGCTCGGCGTGCTCTGA
- a CDS encoding acyl-CoA thioesterase II, producing MTNPAERLVDLLDLEQIEVNIFRGASPQESLQRVFGGQVAGQALVAAGRTTESDRPVHSLHAYFLRPGIPGVPIVYQVERVRDGRSFTTRRVTAVQQGKTIFNLTASFHHPEEGSIEHQLPPRLDFPHPDTLPKVADEIREHLGALPEALERMARRQPFDIRYTDRLRWTPEELKDADPRSAVWMRAVGPLGDDPLVHTCALTYASDMTLLDAVRIPVEPLWGMRGFDMASLDHAMWFHRPFRADEWFLYDQESPIAHGGRGLARGRIYDVEGRLLVSVVQEGLFRPYAENAAKPAVSPQ from the coding sequence ATGACGAACCCTGCCGAGAGACTTGTCGATCTGCTCGACCTGGAGCAGATCGAGGTCAACATCTTCCGCGGCGCCAGCCCGCAGGAGTCCCTCCAGCGGGTCTTCGGCGGGCAGGTCGCCGGCCAGGCGCTGGTGGCCGCCGGCCGCACCACCGAGAGCGACCGCCCGGTCCACTCGCTCCACGCGTACTTCCTGCGCCCGGGCATCCCCGGGGTGCCGATCGTGTACCAGGTGGAGCGGGTGCGCGACGGGCGGTCCTTCACCACGCGCCGCGTCACCGCGGTCCAGCAGGGCAAGACGATCTTCAATCTCACCGCCTCCTTCCATCATCCGGAGGAGGGCAGCATCGAGCACCAGCTGCCTCCCCGCCTCGACTTTCCCCACCCGGACACGCTCCCGAAGGTCGCGGACGAGATCCGCGAGCACTTGGGCGCGCTGCCCGAGGCACTGGAACGGATGGCCCGCCGCCAGCCGTTCGACATCCGGTACACGGACCGGCTCCGCTGGACCCCCGAGGAGCTCAAGGACGCCGATCCGCGCAGTGCGGTGTGGATGCGCGCGGTCGGCCCGCTGGGCGACGACCCGCTGGTGCACACCTGCGCCCTCACCTACGCCAGTGACATGACCCTCCTCGACGCCGTGCGCATCCCCGTGGAGCCCCTGTGGGGCATGCGCGGTTTCGACATGGCCTCGCTGGACCACGCCATGTGGTTCCACCGGCCGTTCCGTGCGGACGAGTGGTTCCTGTACGACCAGGAGTCGCCGATCGCGCACGGCGGCCGGGGCCTGGCCCGTGGCCGCATCTACGACGTGGAGGGCAGGCTGCTGGTCTCCGTGGTCCAGGAAGGCCTCTTCCGCCCGTACGCCGAGAACGCGGCCAAGCCGGCCGTGTCCCCCCAGTAG